From one Cynocephalus volans isolate mCynVol1 chromosome X, mCynVol1.pri, whole genome shotgun sequence genomic stretch:
- the APLN gene encoding apelin: MNLRLCVQALLLLWLSLTAVCGGPLMQPPEGKGLEEGNVRYLVQPRGSRNGAGPWQGGRRKFRRQRPRLSHKGPMPF, encoded by the exons ATGAATCTGCGGCTCTGCGTGCAGGCGCTCCTGCTGCTCTGGCTCTCCTTGACTGCGGTGTGTGGAG GGCCCCTGATGCAGCCTCCtgaggggaaggggctggaggaaggCAATGTCCGCTACCTGGTGCAGCCCAGAGGGTCGAGGAATGGAGCAGGGCCGTGGCAGGGAGGTCGGAGGAAGTTCCGCCGCCAGCGGCCCCGCCTCTCCCATAAGGGCCCCATGCCCTTCTGA